The following proteins are encoded in a genomic region of Musa acuminata AAA Group cultivar baxijiao chromosome BXJ2-11, Cavendish_Baxijiao_AAA, whole genome shotgun sequence:
- the LOC135627379 gene encoding vacuolar iron transporter homolog 2-like has protein sequence MQADPVDYMARAQWLRAVVLGANDGLVSVASLMVGVGAVGQSSKAMLVSGLAGLVAGACSMAIGEFVSVYAQYDIEVAERERRRRDCGSEKEGVKEEEEGSLPNPLLAAAASALAFSLGAVLPLLAGAFIMSGEVRVGVVCAVSSLGLAGFGAAGAVLGGANVPNSVLRLLIGGWLAMLVTYGVLRVSGLVFGMHVSSA, from the coding sequence ATGCAAGCCGATCCGGTGGATTACATGGCACGAGCGCAGTGGCTCCGGGCCGTGGTGCTCGGCGCCAACGACGGCCTCGTTTCCGTCGCCTCCTTGATGGTGGGGGTGGGCGCGGTGGGCCAAAGCTCCAAGGCCATGCTGGTGTCCGGCCTGGCCGGCCTCGTAGCGGGCGCCTGCAGCATGGCCATCGGCGAGTTCGTCTCCGTCTACGCGCAGTACGACATCGAGGTGGCGGAGCGGGAGAGGCGACGCCGAGACTGCGGGAGCGAGAAGGAGGGcgtcaaggaggaggaggaggggagcctGCCAAACCCACTGCTGGCGGCGGCTGCCTCGGCGCTGGCGTTCTCGCTGGGGGCGGTGCTGCCTCTGTTGGCAGGAGCGTTCATCATGTCAGGGGAGGTCAGAGTTGGGGTGGTGTGTGCGGTGAGCAGCCTGGGCTTGGCTGGATTTGGTGCGGCAGGAGCTGTGTTGGGTGGTGCTAATGTGCCCAATTCTGTACTCAGACTGTTGATCGGAGGCTGGTTGGCCATGTTGGTCACTTATGGTGTGCTGAGAGTCTCTGGGCTTGTATTTGGCATGCACGTCTCCTCAGCTTAG